GGCAAGACGCCGATGCAGACCTTTCTCGATTCCATACCGCTTGCAAAAGAAAAACTCCTCGATACATTACCAACATCTTTTGAGTCTTCGAATAAGACAGACCAACCTACCGTCTGTCAGGTCTAATCGTAGCTAGTACATCCCCGCTTTCACCTGCTACTTTGCCACATTGCTACTTTGCCACATTGCTACTTTGCCACATTGCTACTTTGCCACATTGCTACTTTGCCACATTGCTACATTGCTACATTGCTACTTTGCTACTTTGCTACGTGAAACGTGTCACGTGGCAACGTGTAACCAAAACTGATAACCGCTGTATCTACAACAGAATCGCGGGAGGCGATTCAAGCGTTTTGTAAAATACTATATGCCGTAACTTCTTATCTGAAATTGGGTTATGGTGAAAAAAGCATGTCGGGGACTTGACAAACCGCAGTTTCCGTTATACATTTGGAAACGCTTCCAAGCTTCCAAGCCCTAAGTATCACGCACCTCCGAAACAATCCTGTCGAACGCATTCAGCGGAGACGACGTGAGCGTTACCATTTATGACATAGCAAAAGCTGCGGGTGTCGGGGTCGGTACTGTGTCCCGCGTCCTCAACAACCATCCTTCGGTGAGTCCGAATACGCGCGCGCATGTACTCGCGATAGCGGCCGAACTCGACTATCGTCCGAACGCCTCGGCGCAGCGGCTTGCGCGGAAAAAAAGCAGGACGATCACGGTGATCATGCCGTACATCACGAACTATTTCTTTGTCGAGATGCTGCGCGGCATACAGGACATGCTATTTCAGGAGGACTACGACCTCCTGCTCTACGGCGTCAATCACCCGAAACAGATCGAGGGCTATATGCACCGCTCGCTGCGCGTCGGCCATGCCGACGGCATCCTGCTGGCCTCGCTCGATCCGCCCGCGGGTTTCTCGCGTGCAAACATGCCCGAGAATTTCCCGCTCATCATGCTCGACCGGCGCCATGGCGACTTCGATTCGTTCAGCGTCGAGAATTCCGAGGGCGCGCGCCTCGCGACGGAACATCTGCTCACGATCGGGCACCGCCGCATCGCGATGATGACCGGCTACGCCGACACGATTCCGAGCATCGAACGCTCGAAGGGATACAGGGCCGCACTGTCCGCCTACAACGCCGAAGACCTCGGTATTCACTACCCCAATGCGGACGATGTCAATGACGGCTTCACGAAGGAAGCCGGCTACGACATCATGATGCGCATCCTCGATGGTCCGCCGGAAAAACGCCCCACCGCCATGTTCATCGCCAGCGACATTCAGGCCATCGGGGCTCTGCACGCCCTGCAGGAGCGCGGGCTCTCGTGTCCGGGCGACATGTCGCTCGTGGGCTTCGACGACATCGAGCTCTCACAATACTACGGCATCACCACGATGCGGCAGCCCATCGCCACGCTGGGCTCCCTCGCCACACAGCGCCTCTTCGAGCGCCTCGATCATCCGCAGCTCGATATCGCCCACCGCACCTTCACCCCGGAACTTGTCGTGCGCCGCACCACACAGCGCGCGCGGCAGCACGAGACCACTCATCACGTCCACGAAACAGCACGGGCATAGGCCATGACACCCTTGCGACTGTTCTTCTTCCTCCTCCTTCTCGCGCCGCTTGCGGCAACCGCCGGTCCGACCGGCAAAATCGCAGGCAAGGTCACGGACGCAAAAACCGGCGAAGGTGTGCCAGGCGTCAACATCGTGATCGTGGGCACCACGCTCGGCGCCGCCACAAATCTCGACGGCGACTACACCATCCTGAACGTGCCGCCTGGCACGTACGAGTTGCGCGCCTCGTCCATCGGCTACGCGCCGGTGCTCACAAAAAACGTGAAGGTCAACATCGACCTCACCGCGCGTATCAATATTCAGATCGGCGAATCCGTCGTGGAACTCAAGGATGAGGTTGTTGTCACCGCCGAAAGACCGACGGTACAGCGCGACCTCACCGCGAGCACCGCCGTCGTGGGCAGCGACGAGATCGATGCGCTGCCCGTGACCGAGGTCAGTGAAGTACTCAGTCTGCAGGCCGGGTACGTCGACGGACATCTCCGCGGCGGTCGACAGGGCGAGATCTCGTATTGGATCGACGGCGTGCCCGTCACCGACGTGTACGACGGCGGCACCGTGGTCGAGGTCA
This genomic window from Ignavibacteriota bacterium contains:
- a CDS encoding LacI family DNA-binding transcriptional regulator; amino-acid sequence: MSVTIYDIAKAAGVGVGTVSRVLNNHPSVSPNTRAHVLAIAAELDYRPNASAQRLARKKSRTITVIMPYITNYFFVEMLRGIQDMLFQEDYDLLLYGVNHPKQIEGYMHRSLRVGHADGILLASLDPPAGFSRANMPENFPLIMLDRRHGDFDSFSVENSEGARLATEHLLTIGHRRIAMMTGYADTIPSIERSKGYRAALSAYNAEDLGIHYPNADDVNDGFTKEAGYDIMMRILDGPPEKRPTAMFIASDIQAIGALHALQERGLSCPGDMSLVGFDDIELSQYYGITTMRQPIATLGSLATQRLFERLDHPQLDIAHRTFTPELVVRRTTQRARQHETTHHVHETARA